One window of the Anas acuta chromosome 12, bAnaAcu1.1, whole genome shotgun sequence genome contains the following:
- the SKIC8 gene encoding superkiller complex protein 8, with the protein MTTQYGILFKQEQAHDDDIWSVAWGKNKKDGSEIVISGSLDDLVKVWKWNGEKLNLQWTLEGHQLGVVSVDISHTGSIAASSSLDAHIRLWDLETGKQIKSIDAGPVDAWSLAFSPDSQYLATGSHVGKVNIFGAETGKKEYSLDTRGKFILSIAYSPDGKYLASGAIDGIINIFDIATGKLLHTLEGHAMPIRSLTFSPDSQLLVTASDDGYIKIYDVQHANLAGTLSGHGSWVLNVAFCPDDTHFVSSSSDKSVKVWDAGTRTCVHTFSDHQDQVWGVKYNGSGSKIVSVGNDKEIHIYDCPV; encoded by the exons ATGACCACGCAG tacGGTATTCTCTTCAAGCAAGAGCAAG CTCATGATGATGACATCTGGTCAGTTGCCTggggaaagaacaaaaaggatGGTTCTGAAATTGTGATCTCTGGTTCTTTGGACGATCTAGTGAAGGTCTGGAAGTG GAATGGTGAAAAATTGAACCTACAGTGGACGTTAGAGGGTCACCAACTAGGTGTGGTATCTGTGGATATCAGCCACACAGGTTCCATTGCAGCATCCAGCTCCCTAGATGCCCATATTCGCCTTTGGGATTTAGAAACTGGCAAACAGATCAAGTCAATAGATGCTGGACCTG ttgATGCTTGGTCTCTGGCTTTTTCACCTGATTCCCAGTACCTTGCAACAGGAAGTCATGTgggaaaagtaaatatttttggtgctgaaactggaaaaaaagaatattctcTGGATACCAGAGGAAAGTTCATCCTTAGCATTGCATAT AGTCCAGATGGGAAATACTTAGCCAGTGGAGCGATAGATGGCATTATCAATATTTTTGATATTGCAACTGGAAAACTTTTGCACACGCTAGAAG GTCATGCGATGCCTATTCGTTCACTGACATTTTCTCCAGATTCTCAGTTACTTGTAACTGCTTCAGATGACGGCTATATCAAAATCTACGATGT ACAGCATGCAAACTTGGCTGGCACATTAAGTGGTCATGGATCCTGGGTATTAAATGTAGCATTTTGTCCTGATGATACCCATTTTGTTTCCAG ttcatcTGATAAAAGTGTAAAAGTTTGGGATGCCGGAACAAGAACCTGTGTTCACACTTTCTCTGACCACCAAGATCAG GTTTGGGGAGTGAAATACAATGGAAGTGGGTCCAAAATTGTATCTGTtggaaatgacaaagaaatCCATATCTATGATTGTCCTGTTTAA
- the DNAJA4 gene encoding dnaJ homolog subfamily A member 4 — MVKETEYYDILQVKPTASSEEIKRAYRKLALKYHPDKNPSEGERFKLISQAYEVLSDPKKRDLYDQGGEQAIKEGGLSGGSFSSPMDIFDMFFGGGGRMNRERRGKNVVHQLGVSLEDLYNGVTRKLALQKNVICGKCEGYGGKRGAVEKCPVCKGRGMQVLVQQIGPGMVQQIQTVCPECKGQGERINPKDRCDNCNGCKVVREKKIIEVHVDKGMKDGQKIVFHGEGDQEPDLEPGDVIIVLDQKDHAVFQRRGHDLITKMRIQLSEALCGFKKTIDTLDNRVLVISSRPGEVVKHGDLKCIYNEGMPIYKSPMDKGSLIIQFLVQFPEHHWLPREKLNLLEALLPPREDVMITDEMDQVDLEDFDPSEQTYRNSGGEAYEEDEEGPRTGVQCQTS; from the exons ATGGTGAAGGAGACGGAGTACTACGACATCCTGCAGGTGAAGCCCACCGCCTCCTCCGAGGAGATCAAGCGCGCCTACCGCAAGCTGGCGCTGAAGTACCACCCCGACAAGAACCCCAGCGAGGGCGAGCGG tttaaacTCATATCCCAGGCATATGAAGTTCTGTCGGACCCAAAGAAAAGGGACCTCTATGACCAGGGTGGGGAGCAGGCTATTAAAGAAGGAGGCCTGAGTGGCGGCAGCTTCTCTTCACCCATGGACATCTTTGACATGTTCTTTGGTGGTGGAGGCCGAATGAATAGAGAGAGAAGAG GCAAGAATGTTGTGCACCAGTTAGGTGTATCTCTTGAAGACTTATATAATGGTGTTACAAGGAAACTGGCACTGCAGAAGAATGTTATATGTGGGAAATGTGAAG GCTATGGTGGAAAGCGAGGGGCAGTAGAAAAGTGCCCTGTGTGTAAAGGAAGAGGAATGCAAGTTCTAGTTCAGCAGATTGGACCTGGCATGGTACAGCAAATCCAAACTGTGTGTCCAGAATGCAAAGGCCAAGGTGAAAGAATAAACCCAAAGGACAGGTGTGACAACTGCAATGGCTGTAAGGttgtaagagagaaaaagatcaTAGAAGTTCATGTTGATAAAG gtATGAAAGATGGTCAGAAGATAGTATTTCATGGAGAAGGTGACCAAGAACCTGATCTGGAGCCTGGTGATGTTATAATTGTACTTGATCAAAAGGATCATGCTGTCTTTCAGAGGCGAGGGCATGACTTAATTACAAAAATGAGAATTCAACTCTCAGAGGCTTTATGTGGCTTCAAAAAGACTATTGATACTCTTGACAACAGAGTTCTTGTCATATCATCTAGGCCAG GTGAAGTGGTAAAGCATGGTGACCTAAAGTGTATCTACAATGAAGGGATGCCTATCTACAAATCCCCAATGGACAAAGGCAGTTTAATTATACAATTTTTG gtCCAGTTCCCAGAGCACCACTGGCTTCCAAGGGAGAAACTCAATCTGCTGGAGGCTCTGCTTCCTCCACGAGAAGATGTTATGATTACAGATGAGATGGATCAGGTAGACCTTGAAGATTTTGACCCTAGTGAGCAAACCTACCGTAACAGTGGGGGAGAAGCAtatgaagaagatgaagagggTCCAAGAACAGGTGTACAATGTCAGACATCTTAA